One Paenibacillus riograndensis SBR5 DNA segment encodes these proteins:
- a CDS encoding ATP synthase subunit B family protein, whose translation MTLTKETIMMPDVTRNEPGFTGPPIPFTAEEEDSITSSSTLPELLNKFLSSTNLPVPNLEEIPEIDLQNIRLEGTQNPAFDDDTLNGLQVAAESLSVVTLGQQDHDVTLDVSLHTRTSPDTLQKVWEGLLKGSVSFGTAQLQIEYDLMNPKRLYGKWKVVPGEEMTFQDIPEALGILHNIPIEAMQLDLRFSSISFELQLDNGHFFLSARSAALGDAFFAATNAADTWNFVFGILIPPDKISGSLDQMVGSLISQIGIREACCIFSTMEDEVFVLPKLPELPDSTQPSFQFMESQPCSIERGIIFCAEILLSEADNPLLKIIHSATGQDRLLLQTPLSPPLTGQRFNARFPEPITLKAGPASLILKQPELHLNLDPLLVQLEGLMDVPLGAEILLCTATMEIGETQAQCSVRVNNMEENGQPRSLPSPLGLPGLHLDEIEVDLGWTFTPPAFLLGLNGTFHIQEQPAGVNAFGITVALTGPLISPQLFYGYLEQLDLETFYAAVTGKPLSGIPDFLKKLAAKQVFMYWSQISKELPDGTLVSQGIGFNGFIDLFGFRTHASFMLSRGGIQGSAQAAPFRLGKGLAIGGNGEGISLKEYFVDGSWITLKKEPEEAYDMRTVPYIEPGGAVFRFNTVASPYLYASARISFLDLLEQEAEIEISDQGFRFELETGIGELINSKWSCQLTDQATFRAKAEFTLDLDIKVGPIKMLGTDLGTYGLDIEFNAQAEISGSLTEWTLSVSGKFMFEGIEMSLPPFSLTADADVLTHLPSRLADKIADFVKNNFQFPSASDVLQKAAEAVNHALEQAGENAKALIDHASAEAAKIAEEAEKMIQTIGAGVAGVNEQAAKLSEETGQIIANGAQMVTKIADDAKAKAEELKMQVEDFPNKAEKEIKDILNHADEEVNRLAQEGEAVLKHAGEQAGKLLEDAGIEKKRLQDEADRLAGDILKSAEELAAKLEEEAAKVWKSIEDWAKEEAEKIKNFGKSPGHEIGKVFKKRKLI comes from the coding sequence ATGACTTTAACGAAGGAGACGATTATGATGCCAGATGTGACTCGAAATGAACCCGGTTTTACAGGGCCTCCCATCCCGTTTACCGCAGAGGAAGAAGACTCCATTACCTCCAGTTCAACCCTTCCTGAACTTCTTAATAAATTTCTAAGCAGTACCAATCTGCCTGTTCCCAACCTTGAAGAAATACCCGAGATTGATTTGCAGAATATTCGCCTGGAAGGTACGCAGAACCCGGCTTTTGATGATGACACTCTTAACGGTCTCCAGGTAGCAGCCGAATCTCTTTCTGTTGTGACTCTAGGCCAGCAGGACCACGACGTCACGCTTGATGTTTCCTTGCATACCCGAACCTCACCAGATACCTTGCAGAAAGTTTGGGAGGGACTGCTCAAAGGCAGTGTCAGCTTCGGAACAGCCCAGTTGCAAATCGAGTATGATCTGATGAATCCCAAACGGTTGTACGGCAAATGGAAAGTGGTTCCGGGGGAGGAGATGACGTTTCAGGATATTCCCGAAGCTCTGGGGATACTGCACAACATCCCCATTGAAGCAATGCAATTGGATTTGCGGTTTAGCTCCATTTCTTTTGAACTTCAATTGGATAACGGCCATTTTTTCCTATCCGCACGGTCAGCCGCCTTGGGCGATGCCTTTTTTGCGGCCACCAATGCCGCAGACACCTGGAACTTTGTGTTCGGAATCCTGATTCCTCCCGATAAAATAAGCGGCTCATTAGACCAAATGGTCGGCAGTCTTATATCCCAGATTGGAATACGTGAAGCCTGCTGTATTTTCTCTACAATGGAAGATGAGGTTTTTGTGCTTCCCAAACTTCCGGAGTTGCCGGATTCCACGCAGCCTTCGTTTCAGTTCATGGAGTCGCAGCCTTGCAGCATTGAACGCGGGATTATTTTCTGTGCAGAAATATTGTTGTCCGAGGCAGATAACCCGCTGTTAAAAATCATCCATTCGGCCACTGGACAAGATCGCCTCCTGCTGCAGACCCCGCTAAGCCCCCCTTTAACCGGACAACGTTTTAACGCCCGCTTTCCAGAGCCGATTACACTTAAGGCCGGTCCCGCTTCGCTGATTTTGAAGCAGCCGGAGCTTCATTTGAACCTTGACCCTTTGCTGGTTCAGCTTGAGGGGCTTATGGATGTTCCGCTTGGAGCAGAAATCCTGTTGTGTACCGCAACGATGGAAATCGGCGAAACCCAGGCTCAATGCTCCGTTAGAGTCAACAATATGGAAGAAAACGGACAACCCAGATCCCTTCCCTCCCCTCTTGGCTTGCCGGGCCTTCACTTGGATGAAATTGAAGTAGACCTGGGCTGGACTTTCACACCTCCGGCCTTTCTGCTGGGCTTGAACGGAACCTTTCATATCCAGGAACAGCCCGCCGGCGTGAACGCCTTTGGAATCACTGTCGCCCTGACAGGCCCGCTCATTTCCCCTCAGCTCTTTTATGGATATTTGGAACAGCTGGATCTGGAAACCTTCTACGCTGCTGTAACAGGAAAACCGCTCTCAGGAATCCCTGACTTTCTGAAAAAGCTTGCAGCCAAGCAAGTGTTCATGTACTGGTCACAGATTTCCAAGGAATTACCGGACGGCACGCTGGTTAGCCAAGGAATCGGCTTTAACGGCTTCATTGATCTGTTCGGCTTCAGAACCCATGCCTCTTTTATGCTGTCCCGTGGAGGAATTCAGGGAAGCGCGCAAGCAGCCCCTTTCCGTCTGGGAAAGGGGCTTGCAATCGGCGGCAACGGTGAGGGGATCAGCCTCAAGGAGTATTTTGTTGACGGCAGTTGGATTACTTTGAAAAAAGAGCCGGAAGAAGCGTATGACATGCGAACAGTTCCTTATATAGAGCCCGGTGGAGCTGTATTTCGTTTTAACACTGTAGCTTCGCCTTACTTGTATGCCAGTGCGCGCATCTCATTTTTGGATCTGCTGGAGCAGGAAGCCGAGATTGAAATCAGCGATCAGGGCTTTCGTTTTGAACTGGAAACCGGGATAGGGGAATTGATAAATTCCAAGTGGAGCTGCCAGTTAACGGATCAGGCCACCTTCCGCGCCAAGGCGGAATTCACGCTCGATCTGGATATCAAGGTTGGTCCGATAAAAATGCTGGGGACCGATTTGGGAACGTACGGACTGGATATCGAGTTTAATGCCCAGGCAGAAATAAGCGGCAGCCTTACGGAATGGACACTTAGTGTCAGCGGAAAATTCATGTTTGAGGGAATCGAGATGAGCCTTCCTCCCTTTAGTTTAACCGCCGATGCCGACGTGCTCACCCATTTGCCCAGCCGCTTGGCAGATAAGATAGCCGATTTTGTGAAAAATAACTTTCAATTCCCCTCCGCGAGTGATGTGCTGCAAAAAGCTGCTGAAGCCGTAAACCATGCCTTGGAACAAGCTGGAGAAAACGCCAAAGCCCTTATAGACCATGCATCAGCCGAAGCGGCTAAGATTGCGGAAGAAGCGGAGAAGATGATTCAAACCATCGGTGCGGGAGTGGCCGGTGTGAATGAGCAAGCGGCGAAACTCAGCGAGGAAACCGGGCAAATTATCGCTAATGGCGCTCAGATGGTCACCAAGATTGCTGATGATGCGAAGGCGAAAGCGGAAGAGCTTAAGATGCAAGTTGAAGATTTCCCCAATAAAGCGGAAAAAGAAATCAAGGACATTCTCAATCACGCTGATGAGGAGGTCAACCGATTAGCCCAGGAAGGAGAAGCCGTGCTGAAGCATGCCGGCGAGCAGGCTGGGAAGCTTTTGGAGGATGCAGGGATAGAGAAAAAACGGCTTCAAGACGAAGCGGATAGATTAGCGGGAGATATCCTCAAGAGTGCCGAGGAGCTTGCCGCCAAACTGGAGGAAGAAGCCGCCAAAGTATGGAAGAGCATTGAGGACTGGGCAAAAGAAGAAGCGGAAAAAATTAAAAATTTCGGAAAAAGCCCCGGACATGAGATTGGAAAAGTGTTCAAGAAGAGAAAACTCATATAA